A window from Salinigranum halophilum encodes these proteins:
- a CDS encoding nucleoside deaminase — protein MRDESTTTGETDERFLRRALELAREAAADGNTPFGSVLVHDGRVVRESTNTTLTDDDVTAHPELKLARWAARELTPAERRATTMYTSTYPCMMCSGAFAYAGLGRLVYSVDGETAVDLAPDGRNEDPPLTTHLRERADVTVVGPLLEAEGTAVHRDCWD, from the coding sequence ATGCGCGACGAGTCCACGACGACCGGCGAGACGGACGAACGATTCCTGCGGCGCGCGCTGGAACTGGCCCGTGAGGCCGCCGCGGACGGCAACACCCCGTTCGGGTCGGTGCTCGTCCACGACGGGCGGGTCGTCCGGGAGTCGACGAACACGACCCTGACGGACGACGACGTCACCGCGCATCCGGAGCTCAAGCTCGCCCGGTGGGCGGCACGAGAACTCACGCCCGCGGAGCGACGAGCGACGACGATGTACACCAGCACCTATCCGTGTATGATGTGTTCGGGGGCGTTCGCGTACGCGGGACTGGGTCGCCTGGTCTACAGCGTCGACGGCGAGACGGCCGTGGACCTCGCACCCGACGGCCGGAACGAGGACCCACCGCTGACGACGCACCTCCGCGAGCGCGCGGACGTGACCGTCGTCGGCCCGTTGCTCGAAGCCGAGGGGACGGCGGTCCACCGCGACTGCTGGGACTGA
- a CDS encoding histidine kinase N-terminal 7TM domain-containing protein — protein sequence MSLAGADSGSHPVLLAVSPLGFEWTLPVAVVLFAAVLAVGVTAALWRRRDSPGARLLAALALGAGWWSLFYALELSSRTLAGTLLFGRLSYVGIVVVPPAWFAFALVYTGRRELLGRVRLALLFVPSVAMAGLAWTTVSTGFVWSSYELTQATALSIPVLAVEYGPAFWAWTAYAYLLTGAGTVLLVLSVAPARLFRAQTAALFVAVSAPWLGNLAFLSGASPLDLTPIGFVVSALVLGGGLYRYSLLDVHPVTSELARAELVERLPEAVVAVDNRGRVVDLNPSGASVLDTTLDDAVGAPLARVAPSLASFLDDDDVEADYVVPETQRSYEVRVSSLRADPAAGQLVTLRDVTERRRRERAVAVLNRVLRHDLRNDVAVIENYVELLRRTPDDEAYLDGLARRAGEMRELVETVRAVERHLDADEPARSTFDLVRLVRDRTAAAADAYPNATVETDLPADAWVRALDLVGSAVDNLVENAIEHNETDAPRVRVAVERTVVDGDRYVELTVADDGPPIPETDREILVGTDPSLDEASGLGLWLVNWIVTDSGGTVSYEPNEPRGNVVTVRLETPDDARSEPTRPTTVRLPAGERRDVAPTHAAPCGR from the coding sequence ATGTCACTCGCTGGCGCGGATAGCGGTTCGCACCCTGTCCTTCTCGCCGTGTCGCCGCTCGGGTTCGAGTGGACGCTCCCCGTCGCAGTCGTCCTCTTCGCCGCGGTCCTCGCGGTCGGGGTCACCGCGGCGCTGTGGCGGCGTCGCGATAGCCCTGGCGCGCGGTTGCTGGCCGCACTCGCGCTCGGCGCGGGGTGGTGGTCACTCTTCTACGCGCTGGAGCTGAGCAGTCGGACGCTGGCCGGGACGCTCCTGTTCGGTCGGCTCTCGTACGTCGGTATCGTCGTCGTCCCGCCCGCGTGGTTCGCGTTCGCCCTCGTCTACACCGGTCGACGAGAGCTGCTCGGGCGGGTCCGGCTCGCGCTTCTCTTCGTGCCGTCGGTGGCGATGGCCGGACTCGCCTGGACGACGGTGTCGACGGGGTTCGTGTGGTCGAGCTACGAACTGACCCAGGCGACGGCGCTCTCGATTCCCGTCCTGGCCGTCGAGTACGGCCCTGCGTTCTGGGCGTGGACGGCGTACGCCTACCTGCTGACCGGGGCCGGCACCGTCCTGCTGGTGCTGTCCGTGGCGCCGGCCCGGCTGTTCCGCGCACAGACGGCCGCGCTCTTCGTCGCCGTCTCGGCCCCCTGGCTCGGGAACCTGGCGTTCCTCTCGGGGGCGTCCCCGCTGGACCTCACCCCCATCGGGTTCGTCGTGAGCGCGCTCGTTCTCGGTGGCGGGCTCTACCGGTACTCGCTGCTCGACGTCCACCCGGTGACGAGCGAACTGGCGCGGGCGGAACTCGTCGAACGGCTCCCCGAGGCAGTCGTCGCCGTCGACAATCGCGGGCGAGTCGTCGACCTGAATCCGAGCGGGGCGTCCGTCCTCGACACGACTCTGGACGACGCGGTCGGTGCGCCCCTCGCGCGAGTCGCCCCGTCGCTCGCGTCGTTCCTCGACGACGACGACGTCGAGGCCGACTACGTCGTCCCCGAGACGCAGCGTTCGTACGAGGTTCGCGTCTCCTCGCTTCGGGCTGACCCCGCGGCGGGACAACTAGTGACGCTCCGCGACGTGACCGAGCGACGACGGCGCGAACGGGCGGTCGCCGTCCTCAATCGCGTCCTCAGACACGACCTCCGCAACGACGTGGCCGTCATCGAGAACTACGTCGAACTGCTCCGGCGGACCCCCGACGACGAGGCGTACCTCGACGGTCTCGCTCGGCGGGCGGGCGAGATGCGCGAACTCGTCGAGACCGTGCGGGCCGTCGAGCGTCACCTCGACGCGGACGAGCCGGCGCGGTCGACGTTCGACCTGGTCCGTCTCGTTCGCGACCGGACGGCGGCGGCGGCAGACGCGTACCCGAACGCGACGGTCGAGACCGACCTGCCGGCGGACGCGTGGGTCCGCGCGCTCGACCTCGTCGGTTCGGCCGTCGACAACCTCGTCGAGAACGCCATCGAACACAACGAAACGGACGCCCCCCGTGTCCGGGTCGCCGTCGAGCGAACCGTCGTCGACGGCGACCGCTACGTCGAACTCACGGTGGCGGACGACGGCCCACCGATTCCCGAGACAGACCGCGAGATACTCGTCGGCACCGACCCGAGCCTCGACGAGGCGAGCGGACTCGGGCTGTGGCTCGTCAACTGGATCGTCACCGACTCCGGCGGGACCGTCAGCTACGAACCGAACGAGCCGCGGGGGAACGTGGTCACCGTCAGGCTCGAGACGCCCGACGACGCGCGGAGCGAGCCGACGCGACCGACGACGGTGCGGCTCCCTGCGGGAGAACGACGTGACGTCGCCCCGACCCACGCCGCACCCTGCGGTCGCTGA
- a CDS encoding ferredoxin, whose amino-acid sequence MSDDDAPKPSDIGDEANAPPVEEKPYKIIFEANKCFGAGRCAEVAANWTMSIDTGLAQPRSYYIGEDELDENVEAAEVCPAKKGRGVIHVIDRRTDEEIAPDPNGDGTLSVDW is encoded by the coding sequence ATGAGCGACGACGACGCCCCGAAGCCGAGCGACATCGGCGACGAGGCGAACGCCCCTCCCGTCGAGGAGAAGCCCTACAAGATCATCTTCGAGGCGAACAAGTGCTTCGGCGCCGGCCGCTGCGCCGAGGTCGCGGCGAACTGGACGATGAGTATCGACACCGGACTCGCCCAGCCGCGGTCGTACTACATCGGCGAGGACGAACTGGACGAGAACGTCGAGGCCGCCGAGGTCTGTCCCGCCAAGAAGGGTCGCGGCGTCATCCACGTCATCGACCGGCGGACGGACGAGGAGATCGCACCGGACCCGAACGGGGACGGGACGCTCTCCGTCGACTGGTGA